The following are from one region of the Paenibacillus sp. genome:
- a CDS encoding ABC transporter ATP-binding protein encodes MSEQPKITVRELTKVFYKKDRHVTALDRVSLEVAEGEFVCLVGPSGCGKTTLLRILANLETPSSGQVTIRRTDESKPLQSMIFQENGILPWMTVRENVAFGLEMRRLPKHLIRERVSYYLDKVGLSQFAKLYPKELSGGMKQRVSIARAFANDPELLLMDEPFAALDEQNKFILQQELLNIWEEDRKTVLFITHSIDEALMLSDRILLLSAHPGTIAGEVRVDLPRPRTMEQIRANAQTSEAFIHIWNHLQREVQSSR; translated from the coding sequence GTGTCGGAGCAGCCCAAAATTACCGTACGCGAATTGACGAAAGTGTTTTACAAAAAGGACCGGCACGTCACCGCGCTGGATCGCGTCTCCCTAGAGGTGGCGGAAGGGGAGTTCGTCTGCTTGGTCGGCCCGAGCGGCTGCGGCAAAACGACGCTGCTCCGCATCCTCGCGAACCTGGAAACGCCGAGCTCCGGCCAGGTGACGATTCGGCGGACCGACGAAAGCAAGCCGCTGCAGTCGATGATTTTTCAGGAAAACGGCATCTTGCCATGGATGACGGTGCGGGAGAACGTTGCCTTCGGTCTTGAAATGAGGAGGCTGCCGAAGCACCTCATTCGGGAGCGGGTCTCGTATTACTTGGATAAAGTGGGGCTGAGCCAATTCGCCAAGCTGTATCCCAAAGAGCTGTCGGGCGGGATGAAACAGCGGGTGAGCATCGCGCGGGCGTTCGCCAACGATCCGGAGCTGCTGCTGATGGATGAACCGTTCGCGGCGCTCGACGAGCAAAACAAATTCATTCTGCAGCAGGAGCTTCTGAACATCTGGGAGGAAGACCGCAAGACGGTCTTATTCATTACACATAGCATTGACGAGGCGCTGATGCTGAGCGATCGCATTTTACTGCTGTCGGCGCACCCGGGCACCATCGCGGGCGAAGTGCGCGTCGACCTCCCCCGGCCGCGGACGATGGAGCAAATTCGGGCGAATGCGCAAACGTCGGAAGCGTTCATACACATATGGAACCATTTGCAGCGGGAAGTCCAAAGTTCGAGATGA
- a CDS encoding ABC transporter substrate-binding protein, whose protein sequence is MKKWGIAFVSAALIGVALLAGCGSTDRPAAPVGEGAPAGGDLAPLREKTKVLIAEDGAASGAGFYIAESKGYFAEYNIEVEFATFANSDEMLPALATGEIDVAGGVSTASFFNSIAQGIDVRMIADKGHNRKGASYFTFVIDKEQEGLITDYKDLKGKRVAVSSENGVDDYIFQQMLDHAGLTREDVEFVLIPDFANMLAGMQTDSLDAALQIEPLITRGEAEGIHVKFLDATDFAPEAQIAMVLASPEFVTEKRDVAVRFMAAYLKGLRDYNDAFVKGRGDKAEVIRIMTEYTALKNPELWEQVNVTGLDPNGNMFVDDIKAQYEWYKARGALIRDIDIEAAIDTSLAKEAVEILGEY, encoded by the coding sequence ATGAAAAAATGGGGTATTGCGTTCGTATCCGCAGCGTTGATCGGAGTCGCCCTCCTGGCGGGGTGCGGTTCGACGGATCGGCCGGCGGCGCCGGTCGGCGAAGGGGCTCCGGCCGGAGGCGATTTGGCGCCGCTTCGGGAGAAGACGAAGGTGCTCATCGCGGAGGACGGGGCCGCATCCGGGGCAGGCTTTTACATCGCGGAGAGCAAAGGGTATTTCGCCGAGTACAATATCGAAGTCGAATTTGCTACGTTCGCCAACAGCGACGAAATGCTTCCGGCGCTCGCGACGGGGGAGATCGACGTAGCCGGCGGCGTCTCTACCGCCTCGTTCTTCAATTCGATCGCGCAAGGCATCGACGTTCGCATGATCGCCGACAAAGGGCATAACCGCAAAGGGGCTTCCTATTTCACGTTCGTAATCGACAAAGAGCAGGAAGGTCTTATTACGGATTACAAAGATCTTAAGGGCAAGCGGGTCGCCGTTTCCTCGGAGAACGGAGTGGACGATTACATTTTCCAGCAAATGCTCGATCATGCCGGGCTGACCCGGGAAGACGTCGAGTTCGTGCTCATTCCGGATTTCGCCAACATGCTGGCCGGCATGCAGACCGATTCGTTGGACGCGGCGCTGCAGATCGAACCGCTCATCACGCGGGGCGAAGCCGAGGGGATCCACGTCAAGTTCCTGGACGCTACGGATTTCGCGCCGGAGGCGCAAATCGCGATGGTGCTCGCTTCTCCCGAGTTCGTGACCGAAAAACGCGACGTCGCGGTTCGGTTCATGGCGGCATACTTGAAGGGGCTGCGCGATTACAACGATGCGTTCGTGAAGGGCCGGGGAGACAAGGCCGAAGTCATCCGGATCATGACGGAATATACCGCCTTGAAAAATCCCGAGCTGTGGGAGCAGGTGAACGTGACGGGGCTCGATCCGAACGGGAACATGTTCGTCGACGACATCAAAGCGCAGTACGAATGGTATAAAGCGAGAGGCGCGCTGATTCGGGACATCGACATCGAGGCGGCCATCGATACGAGCCTCGCGAAGGAAGCGGTCGAGATTCTCGGCGAGTACTAA
- a CDS encoding AraC family transcriptional regulator: protein MESVLKGTAFFEDDAFPFFIQRYCIRRGEIIPSHTHDFLEFVYVVQGGAVHDMAQHRYVLNTGDVFVLEPQTYHSYEGSASEETVLYNVLFKKELLQKEFDALLDMPAIIRSFFLAPFLRKQASFVPHFALRPRQRADIEGHLDAIAQEFEERRTGYRLIIKSRWIECLVLLNRFYEDPDRPIGLPPVRDEWIESIVHFVRDHFRQPLTLSQLSASCGMSVSSFTAKFKKATGMSLMDYKQSLQIEHACRLLQTTDAKIIHVAYSSGFQDVSFFNRAFRKHTGLSPRQYRQAHSPNA from the coding sequence ATGGAATCGGTATTGAAGGGGACGGCGTTTTTCGAGGACGATGCATTTCCGTTTTTTATCCAGCGCTACTGCATCCGAAGAGGGGAAATAATCCCGTCGCATACGCACGACTTTTTGGAGTTCGTCTACGTCGTTCAGGGCGGCGCGGTTCACGATATGGCGCAGCATCGGTACGTGCTGAACACGGGCGACGTGTTCGTGCTGGAACCCCAGACGTATCACAGCTATGAAGGCTCCGCGTCGGAGGAGACCGTGCTGTACAATGTCCTCTTTAAGAAGGAACTGCTGCAAAAGGAGTTCGACGCGCTGCTCGACATGCCCGCCATCATCCGTTCGTTCTTCCTCGCGCCGTTCTTGCGCAAGCAAGCGTCCTTCGTCCCGCATTTCGCGCTGCGCCCCCGCCAGCGGGCGGACATCGAAGGCCACCTCGACGCGATCGCCCAAGAGTTCGAAGAACGGCGGACCGGGTATCGGTTGATCATCAAATCGCGCTGGATCGAATGCCTGGTGCTGCTGAACCGGTTTTACGAGGATCCCGATCGGCCGATCGGCTTGCCGCCCGTCCGCGACGAATGGATCGAATCGATCGTCCATTTCGTGCGGGATCATTTCCGCCAGCCGCTGACGCTGTCCCAGCTGAGCGCCAGCTGCGGCATGAGCGTCTCGTCGTTCACCGCCAAATTCAAAAAAGCGACCGGTATGTCCCTCATGGACTACAAACAGTCGCTTCAAATCGAACACGCCTGCCGGCTGCTGCAGACGACGGACGCCAAAATCATTCACGTCGCCTACAGCTCCGGCTTTCAAGACGTCAGCTTCTTCAACCGCGCGTTCCGAAAACACACCGGCCTTTCGCCGAGGCAGTACCGGCAGGCGCATTCGCCGAATGCTTAG
- a CDS encoding GntR family transcriptional regulator encodes MKTDKTPMYQTIVDDLKQKIAAGAFPLHEPLPTQVEFARIYNTSEITTRRALTELANEGYIYRVRGRGTFIRLEPDGKPKEKPVALERIYLAHSSISLQTFNHRFYSDLLVGIQEVCDENMVKFHLWDVGSAASLPEKDDRTGYIVLPNAGMNPDILRRWKTEERKLVTVHFFYPQLQIPYVIVDNLTGGFLATQHLLSLGHRRIGIVLTGKSALEMNQEFTLRLQGYRLALSQYDVEFDPNLVAVIEAEEEHAEMGYAGAHKLMSLDPPPTALFVTSDFKAAGALQALKDRGMRIPEDVSVVGYDDTLTSPFFEPALTTVNQNTTAVGRRAAEMLLFEWRQAESGKLLKDEIVPKLVVRDSTSEFEP; translated from the coding sequence ATGAAAACGGATAAGACCCCGATGTACCAAACGATCGTAGACGATTTGAAACAAAAAATCGCCGCCGGCGCCTTCCCGCTGCACGAGCCGCTCCCGACGCAGGTGGAATTCGCAAGAATTTATAATACAAGCGAAATTACGACACGCAGAGCGTTGACCGAGCTCGCTAACGAAGGCTACATTTACCGCGTGCGCGGCAGAGGGACGTTCATCCGGCTGGAGCCCGACGGGAAGCCCAAGGAGAAGCCCGTCGCCCTGGAGCGCATATACCTTGCGCATTCGTCGATTTCGTTGCAGACGTTCAACCATCGGTTCTATAGCGACCTGCTGGTCGGCATTCAGGAAGTGTGCGACGAAAATATGGTGAAATTTCATTTGTGGGATGTCGGTTCCGCCGCTTCGCTGCCGGAGAAGGACGACCGTACCGGCTATATCGTGCTGCCGAACGCAGGGATGAATCCGGACATTTTGCGCAGGTGGAAGACGGAGGAGCGCAAGCTCGTCACCGTCCATTTCTTTTATCCGCAGCTGCAGATTCCTTATGTAATCGTCGATAACCTTACCGGCGGCTTCCTCGCTACGCAGCATCTGCTGTCGCTCGGCCATCGCAGAATCGGAATCGTCTTGACCGGGAAATCGGCGCTCGAGATGAACCAGGAATTCACGCTGCGCCTCCAAGGGTATCGTCTGGCGCTGTCGCAATACGACGTCGAGTTCGATCCGAATCTCGTGGCGGTCATCGAGGCGGAGGAGGAGCACGCGGAGATGGGCTACGCCGGCGCGCATAAATTGATGTCGCTCGACCCGCCGCCGACGGCGCTGTTCGTGACGAGCGATTTCAAGGCGGCGGGAGCGCTGCAGGCGCTGAAGGATCGAGGGATGCGCATCCCGGAGGACGTCAGCGTCGTCGGTTACGACGATACGCTGACGAGCCCGTTCTTCGAGCCGGCGCTGACGACCGTGAACCAAAATACGACCGCGGTCGGGCGGCGCGCCGCGGAAATGCTGCTGTTCGAATGGCGGCAAGCCGAATCCGGCAAGCTGCTGAAGGACGAAATCGTGCCGAAGCTCGTCGTGCGGGACAGCACGTCGGAGTTCGAGCCGTAA
- a CDS encoding family 78 glycoside hydrolase catalytic domain: MGNRWQAQWIWAAHDGPPHNIYVEARKTFTLADGSWRSAAIRVSANQEYILYVNGTEIGRGPSPSDNAWKYYDSYDIAPLLRPGSNTIALLAYNFGDQAIVTQQLQGPGGLIAEADISAAGGERIVVGTDGSWKARRSRRWVESVSRLHLWGGFREMYLAEREDGWERPEYDDGHWPDAVVVSAACDPAGPWPRLLPRDIPFLSRERHAPQLIAGSEPFGGRIERADALLADASPHGTGGGMTLDASRPGSFPAVTFDFGKQRVGYMELEVTAPEGGVLQLHYGESLDMALHDTFFLKRGANTLRPFGRRAFRYVKTVAQATPAPVVVERFGVQSVGYPFVRSGAFRCDDELLNRIWETGRYTTMLNSQDHLEDCPLREKALWVVDAIVMGKVIYQTFGDTALLRKCLLQGARIQNEDGSIPGTGPERNTFLLPDFCAHWLSGVADYWRYAADEAFLRDVWPAALRLIDWFEAQEDENGIFSGADRDGWWCFIDWSDDLDKRDQVAAVSCLQHKMYADAAELAEALGDRAYAERCRRKAGTLRESIRARFRHPERDALADCRTKDGLSDSVTAQTNFMAIWTGVTTADEAVRFLTDTYLADRCPPIKGAFFYHIVLETLFDYGFVDAALERIRSFWGEMLRRGATTWWETFDPATPHSAIPSPYQGNTPTYLADHIPVSHCHGWGASPTYLLTQRVLGIDASRLCTGTLAFVPQPPSGMAWAEGAVPTPWGDVAARWERKADGAVVFEAELPASLEWGSPILRQPSTTIASKDRIRVRGLVPADDAAPLGAGTAAEASP; the protein is encoded by the coding sequence TTGGGCAACCGGTGGCAAGCCCAGTGGATATGGGCCGCTCATGACGGCCCGCCCCACAACATCTATGTGGAAGCGAGAAAAACGTTCACGCTTGCCGACGGCTCTTGGCGATCCGCGGCGATCCGCGTTTCCGCAAACCAGGAGTACATTCTGTACGTTAACGGTACGGAGATCGGCAGAGGACCTTCGCCGAGCGACAACGCGTGGAAGTATTACGATTCCTATGATATCGCGCCTTTGCTTCGCCCCGGGAGCAATACGATCGCGCTGCTGGCGTACAATTTCGGCGACCAAGCGATCGTCACGCAGCAGCTGCAAGGGCCGGGCGGCTTGATCGCCGAGGCGGACATCTCCGCGGCCGGCGGCGAGCGCATCGTCGTCGGCACGGACGGTTCATGGAAGGCGCGGCGTTCTCGCCGCTGGGTCGAAAGCGTCAGCCGGCTGCATCTGTGGGGCGGGTTTCGCGAGATGTATTTGGCCGAGCGGGAGGACGGCTGGGAGCGGCCCGAGTACGACGACGGGCATTGGCCGGACGCGGTCGTCGTCTCGGCCGCCTGCGATCCGGCCGGGCCGTGGCCGCGGCTGCTGCCGAGGGACATACCGTTCCTCTCGCGGGAACGGCATGCGCCGCAGTTGATCGCCGGCAGCGAGCCGTTCGGCGGCCGCATCGAGCGCGCGGACGCGCTGCTGGCGGACGCGTCCCCGCACGGGACCGGCGGGGGTATGACGCTGGACGCGTCGCGCCCGGGCTCGTTCCCGGCGGTGACGTTCGATTTCGGCAAGCAGCGGGTCGGCTATATGGAGCTGGAGGTGACGGCGCCGGAGGGAGGCGTCCTGCAGCTGCACTACGGAGAATCGCTCGATATGGCGCTGCACGACACGTTCTTCTTGAAGCGCGGAGCGAATACGCTGCGCCCGTTCGGACGGCGCGCCTTCCGCTACGTTAAGACGGTGGCGCAGGCGACGCCCGCGCCGGTCGTCGTCGAACGATTCGGCGTCCAATCCGTCGGCTATCCGTTCGTAAGGTCCGGCGCGTTCCGCTGCGACGACGAGCTGCTGAACCGGATTTGGGAGACGGGACGTTACACGACGATGCTGAACAGCCAAGATCATCTGGAGGACTGCCCGCTGCGCGAGAAAGCGCTGTGGGTGGTCGACGCGATCGTCATGGGCAAAGTGATTTACCAAACGTTCGGCGATACGGCGCTGCTCCGCAAATGCTTGCTGCAGGGCGCCCGCATTCAAAACGAGGACGGCTCGATCCCGGGAACGGGTCCCGAGCGGAATACGTTCCTGCTGCCGGATTTTTGCGCGCATTGGCTGTCCGGCGTCGCCGATTATTGGCGGTACGCGGCGGACGAGGCGTTCCTGCGCGACGTGTGGCCGGCGGCGCTTCGATTGATCGACTGGTTCGAAGCGCAGGAGGACGAGAACGGCATCTTCTCCGGGGCCGACCGGGACGGCTGGTGGTGCTTCATCGACTGGTCGGACGATTTGGATAAGCGCGATCAAGTCGCGGCCGTCTCGTGCCTCCAGCACAAAATGTACGCGGACGCCGCCGAGCTGGCGGAAGCGCTCGGAGACCGCGCGTACGCGGAACGGTGCCGGCGGAAGGCGGGCACGCTGCGCGAATCGATCCGCGCTCGCTTCCGGCATCCGGAGCGAGACGCGCTCGCCGATTGCCGGACGAAGGACGGCTTGTCGGACAGCGTCACGGCGCAAACGAATTTCATGGCCATTTGGACGGGCGTGACGACGGCGGACGAGGCGGTTCGGTTCCTGACGGACACGTACTTGGCCGATCGCTGCCCGCCGATCAAAGGGGCATTCTTTTACCACATCGTGTTGGAGACGCTGTTCGACTACGGCTTCGTCGACGCCGCGCTGGAACGCATTCGCTCGTTCTGGGGCGAAATGCTGCGCCGCGGGGCGACGACGTGGTGGGAGACGTTCGACCCGGCGACGCCGCACAGCGCGATCCCGAGCCCGTACCAAGGCAATACGCCGACCTACCTGGCGGATCATATTCCGGTCAGCCACTGCCACGGCTGGGGAGCGTCTCCCACATACCTGCTGACGCAGCGGGTGCTGGGCATCGACGCGTCGCGGCTTTGTACCGGCACGCTGGCGTTCGTTCCGCAGCCGCCGAGCGGCATGGCATGGGCGGAAGGGGCGGTGCCGACTCCTTGGGGGGACGTCGCGGCGAGGTGGGAGCGCAAGGCGGACGGCGCCGTCGTCTTCGAAGCGGAGCTGCCCGCCTCGCTCGAATGGGGCAGCCCGATCCTCAGGCAGCCGTCGACGACGATCGCGTCGAAAGACCGGATCCGCGTGCGAGGACTCGTGCCGGCCGACGACGCCGCCCCGCTGGGCGCCGGCACGGCGGCGGAGGCTTCCCCGTAA
- a CDS encoding ABC transporter substrate-binding protein has product MKWNKRLSPLLAVLLTATLIAACTNSGGEATPQQPVPEEQPAQQQEPAAPAPAAETETKTELEGTIRISLPNASASVWNAVAKAYMEKHPKVNVVVDNKPLEGYREWLTAQFAAGTPDVDLVVTNEVASLHENGSFVDFYPFFEKVNPYTGKKWKESLDLDAMGINLANVGADDHMYMLNFESVQIVWVYNKEIFASVGIQEPPKTFSQLIEAFEKIKAAGYTPLALAGNSHSMWSGQAGWLVRIYADQYMRDSIHVVRSQPEDYTYLPEIDDAWTFDPSDPYNDSNSKVTKNDLRVWKAIKDKEGPFRVEGNPKWAAFMENLKTLFQYTPDGFFGVNDEQAYSLFLTGKAATMMSTPGSFWQLPKDFASEEKAGAQGGVKPFEYGFFNMPSMEGAEVMAPARTIHIPIGFYSFVAKDAKQTELDIDFMMYLTSPEGYKVYLTAIQNSQDAALAGAPALRDIELPEEMAAAFANFEAIGNTEGFPSAANSLARGVWDHQPSVQDWVGLVQRYFGGQVTTEQYLTEYQGIVDKYLAPAMKEKKLELTDLEHPERRPPERN; this is encoded by the coding sequence ATGAAATGGAACAAACGGCTTTCCCCGCTGCTCGCCGTACTGCTGACGGCAACATTGATCGCGGCTTGCACGAATTCCGGCGGGGAAGCGACCCCGCAGCAGCCCGTCCCCGAGGAACAACCCGCCCAACAACAGGAACCCGCCGCACCCGCTCCCGCCGCCGAGACGGAAACGAAGACGGAGCTGGAGGGGACGATTCGCATCTCGCTCCCGAACGCCTCCGCTTCCGTTTGGAACGCAGTCGCCAAAGCGTACATGGAGAAGCACCCGAAGGTGAACGTCGTCGTCGACAACAAGCCGCTCGAGGGCTACCGGGAATGGCTGACGGCGCAGTTCGCGGCCGGCACGCCGGACGTCGATTTGGTCGTTACGAACGAAGTCGCCTCCCTGCACGAGAACGGCAGCTTCGTCGATTTTTACCCGTTCTTCGAGAAAGTCAACCCGTATACCGGGAAGAAGTGGAAGGAAAGCCTCGACCTCGACGCCATGGGCATCAATTTGGCGAACGTCGGGGCGGACGACCACATGTACATGTTGAACTTCGAATCGGTGCAGATCGTTTGGGTGTACAATAAAGAAATTTTCGCGTCCGTCGGCATTCAGGAGCCGCCGAAGACGTTCTCGCAATTGATCGAAGCCTTCGAGAAAATCAAGGCGGCCGGCTATACGCCGCTCGCGCTCGCCGGCAACTCCCATTCGATGTGGAGCGGGCAGGCCGGCTGGCTCGTCCGCATTTACGCCGACCAATATATGCGGGATTCGATCCATGTCGTCCGCTCGCAGCCGGAGGACTACACGTACCTGCCCGAGATCGACGACGCCTGGACGTTCGATCCGTCGGATCCGTACAACGACTCCAACAGCAAGGTGACGAAGAACGACCTTCGCGTATGGAAGGCAATCAAGGATAAGGAAGGCCCGTTCCGCGTGGAGGGCAATCCGAAATGGGCCGCGTTCATGGAAAACTTGAAGACGCTGTTTCAATATACGCCCGACGGATTTTTCGGCGTGAACGACGAACAGGCGTACAGCTTGTTCCTGACCGGCAAGGCGGCGACGATGATGAGCACGCCGGGCTCGTTCTGGCAGCTGCCGAAAGATTTCGCGAGCGAGGAGAAAGCAGGCGCGCAAGGAGGCGTGAAGCCGTTCGAATACGGATTCTTCAATATGCCGTCCATGGAAGGCGCCGAAGTGATGGCCCCCGCTCGAACGATCCACATTCCGATCGGCTTCTACAGCTTCGTCGCGAAGGACGCGAAGCAGACGGAGCTCGACATCGATTTCATGATGTATTTGACGAGTCCGGAGGGCTACAAGGTGTACTTGACCGCCATTCAAAACAGCCAAGACGCGGCGCTCGCCGGCGCGCCGGCGCTGAGGGATATCGAGCTGCCCGAAGAGATGGCGGCGGCGTTCGCGAATTTCGAGGCGATCGGCAATACGGAAGGGTTCCCGAGCGCGGCGAACTCGCTCGCCCGCGGCGTGTGGGACCACCAGCCGTCGGTGCAGGATTGGGTCGGCTTGGTGCAGCGGTATTTCGGCGGCCAGGTGACGACGGAGCAGTATTTGACCGAATATCAGGGCATCGTCGACAAATATTTGGCGCCGGCGATGAAGGAGAAGAAGCTGGAGCTTACGGATCTCGAGCATCCGGAGCGAAGGCCGCCGGAACGAAATTAA
- a CDS encoding ABC transporter permease subunit, whose protein sequence is MALRSKQALVAMWIVFSAVFTFAGAASGNAAAWTLDAAENVTSLSVSADGGRIAVGSYGAKAYSFGADGTPQFAFEARNVVTGVAFLGDGSLLVSSDDRRLYKLDEAGRPVWEKDAKRQVKSVAASRDGATSAYIAQGQPAVFFIDPATGETVRESDIGIAPAQLSVSPAGRYVAAGAADQYAYVMDAEGLLLRRMGVTGSIEAVSVTDDGTVAVGTSRNEIVIFSPDGAASAAMTAKDVVTDVALSEDGAFVAAADYSGNVYLFSRDGRTLWSSRIDGAGRQVAFNREATALYLGSGAGTVHAYDVAGAVASAKSGAAVRTAAIVFAAAAAAALLGGGLLALKRKRKLSVFVEAWRARYVYAALLPSFALIFVFLYYPAFSGLFHSLYDWNPGGRTVFVGLANFERMANDPYVTKGLGNLALLIVTGLVKTLVPPLIAAELIYHLRNKRAQYGYRTLFVASMVVPAVAGLLIWQNLYDPNVGLINKALEAFGLPGHAWLGDPNSALWAVIFIGFPFIGILQLLVFYAGLLAIPEELIESAKMDGAGLWRVIRSIHLPLLSGQFKLLLILCLIGVIQDFGAILIVTGGGPMDSTYVPALQMYYAATVFNDLGYASALGVAMFAVILAITIVNMRLIKTAHE, encoded by the coding sequence ATGGCGTTACGCAGCAAGCAAGCGCTCGTCGCGATGTGGATCGTCTTCAGCGCCGTCTTCACGTTCGCGGGAGCGGCTTCGGGGAACGCCGCCGCCTGGACGCTGGACGCGGCGGAGAACGTCACGTCGCTGTCGGTGTCCGCGGACGGCGGCCGCATCGCGGTCGGCAGTTACGGCGCCAAGGCGTATTCGTTCGGCGCGGACGGTACGCCGCAATTCGCGTTCGAGGCGCGCAACGTCGTGACCGGAGTGGCGTTCCTCGGGGACGGCAGCCTGCTCGTCTCTTCGGATGACCGGCGGCTGTACAAATTGGACGAAGCCGGGCGGCCGGTATGGGAGAAGGATGCGAAGCGCCAGGTGAAAAGCGTCGCCGCGTCGCGGGATGGCGCGACGTCCGCGTATATCGCGCAGGGGCAGCCGGCCGTCTTCTTCATCGACCCGGCCACGGGCGAGACGGTGCGGGAATCGGATATCGGCATCGCGCCCGCGCAACTGAGCGTCTCGCCCGCCGGACGCTATGTCGCGGCGGGGGCGGCGGACCAGTACGCGTACGTGATGGACGCCGAAGGACTGCTGCTGCGGCGCATGGGCGTGACCGGCTCGATCGAGGCCGTGTCCGTGACGGACGACGGCACGGTCGCCGTCGGAACGTCGCGGAACGAGATCGTCATCTTCTCGCCGGATGGGGCGGCGTCGGCCGCGATGACCGCGAAGGACGTCGTCACCGACGTCGCATTGTCCGAGGACGGGGCGTTCGTCGCGGCAGCGGATTATTCCGGCAACGTCTATTTGTTCTCGCGGGACGGCCGGACGCTCTGGTCGTCCCGGATCGACGGCGCCGGCCGGCAAGTCGCGTTCAACCGCGAGGCGACCGCGCTGTACCTCGGCTCGGGCGCCGGGACGGTGCATGCGTACGACGTCGCAGGCGCGGTCGCCTCCGCGAAGAGCGGCGCAGCCGTCCGCACGGCGGCGATCGTCTTCGCGGCCGCGGCGGCTGCGGCGCTGCTCGGCGGCGGGCTGCTCGCGCTGAAGCGCAAGCGCAAGCTAAGCGTGTTCGTCGAGGCGTGGCGCGCGAGATACGTGTACGCGGCGCTGTTGCCGAGCTTCGCGCTGATCTTCGTGTTCCTGTATTACCCGGCGTTCTCCGGGTTGTTCCACTCGCTGTACGATTGGAATCCCGGCGGCCGGACGGTATTCGTCGGGCTCGCCAATTTCGAGCGGATGGCGAACGACCCGTACGTGACGAAAGGTCTCGGCAACTTGGCGCTGCTGATCGTCACCGGCCTCGTGAAGACGCTCGTACCGCCATTGATCGCCGCGGAGCTGATTTACCATCTGCGGAACAAGCGGGCGCAGTATGGGTACCGGACGCTGTTCGTCGCGTCCATGGTCGTCCCCGCCGTCGCCGGGCTGCTCATTTGGCAAAACTTGTACGACCCTAACGTCGGATTGATCAACAAGGCGCTCGAAGCGTTCGGGCTGCCGGGACATGCGTGGCTGGGCGATCCGAACAGCGCGTTGTGGGCGGTCATTTTCATCGGCTTTCCGTTCATCGGCATCCTGCAGCTGCTCGTGTTCTACGCCGGCCTGCTCGCGATTCCGGAGGAGCTGATCGAATCGGCGAAGATGGACGGCGCCGGCCTGTGGCGCGTCATTCGTTCGATCCATCTGCCGCTCTTGTCGGGGCAGTTCAAGCTGCTGCTCATTCTGTGCCTCATCGGCGTCATTCAAGACTTCGGCGCCATCTTGATCGTGACCGGCGGCGGACCGATGGATTCGACGTACGTGCCGGCGCTGCAGATGTACTATGCGGCTACCGTATTCAACGACCTCGGGTATGCGTCCGCGCTCGGCGTCGCCATGTTCGCGGTCATTCTGGCGATTACGATCGTAAATATGAGGCTGATCAAAACCGCTCACGAGTAA
- a CDS encoding carbohydrate ABC transporter permease, whose amino-acid sequence MTIARAQARSTPEARRRRSPVSSAGQLAAHAALGTLVFLTLVPIAFMLVSSLKSNAQILGSFWSLPAPPRWGNYGEAYAAVWRYIANTVAYAAAGSALVCALSSVSGYVFAKKRFPGKETLFMMMLAMMMIPGVLTLIPSYVLYNSMGLTNTPWVIIIAHAAGGQIFGTFLCRSYIAGVPNELFEAARIDGAHEITVFTRVVLPLAVPILATLFIMQSVGIYNDYIWPLLTIRDSSIQVIGVGLTVFENQFGIKNIGVQFAAYALSSVPLVLIFAFGMKYYIQGMTQGALKM is encoded by the coding sequence ATGACCATCGCAAGAGCCCAAGCCCGATCGACGCCGGAGGCTCGGCGGAGACGGTCTCCCGTCTCGTCCGCCGGGCAGCTCGCGGCGCATGCCGCGCTCGGGACGCTCGTATTTCTGACGCTCGTGCCGATCGCGTTTATGCTGGTCAGTTCGCTCAAAAGCAACGCGCAAATTCTCGGCAGCTTCTGGTCGCTCCCCGCGCCGCCTAGGTGGGGCAACTACGGCGAAGCGTACGCTGCGGTGTGGCGGTACATCGCCAACACCGTGGCGTACGCGGCGGCGGGAAGCGCTCTCGTCTGCGCATTGTCTTCGGTCTCGGGCTACGTGTTCGCGAAAAAGCGGTTTCCGGGCAAGGAAACGCTGTTCATGATGATGCTGGCCATGATGATGATTCCGGGCGTGCTTACGCTGATTCCGTCGTATGTGCTGTACAACAGCATGGGGCTGACGAACACGCCGTGGGTCATCATTATCGCGCATGCGGCCGGCGGGCAAATTTTCGGCACGTTCCTTTGCAGAAGCTACATCGCCGGGGTGCCGAACGAGCTGTTCGAAGCCGCCCGCATCGACGGAGCCCACGAAATCACCGTGTTTACGCGAGTCGTGCTGCCGCTGGCGGTGCCGATCTTGGCTACGCTGTTCATCATGCAGTCGGTGGGGATTTACAACGACTATATTTGGCCGCTGCTGACGATTCGGGACAGCTCCATCCAAGTGATCGGGGTGGGACTGACCGTGTTCGAAAACCAATTCGGCATCAAAAATATAGGCGTTCAGTTCGCCGCTTATGCACTTTCGTCGGTGCCGCTTGTGCTCATCTTCGCGTTCGGCATGAAATATTACATCCAAGGCATGACTCAAGGCGCTCTGAAAATGTAA